In Betaproteobacteria bacterium, the sequence GAGCGTCTCCTCATGGCGCACCTCCAACTGGAAGTATAGGACACTATTTACGCAGGAATCATTAAACATGTCATCTGCGTACGTCGGGGCGTGAGCATAAGCCACTCCCGAGCTGCGTTCGTCGCGCCCTTACGTGCCTCCCGCGTGAGCGCTACGGTCGCGACCGACGCTGCCCGTTGCCGCGATCAAAGGCAGCGCCGGGCCTCGTCGCAGCGCGCGTAGTTGCGATGCTCGCGCCAGTCCGGCGATGTCTTCCTTGGGCGCCGGCTGCTCGAAGAACTGCAAGTCGTACTGTTTGATCACCTTGCACAGTTCGAGCGACGTGCCGGCGTTCGCCGGCCACGCTCAGTGGACCTTGATCTGCGCCGAGCGGATGACATTCGCCCAGCGCGCGATTTCGCGGTTGATGAAGGCAGCAAACTCGGTCGGGCTGCTGCCCACCACCTCTGCCCCCTCTTTCTCAAGCGCCTGCCGGACTGCCGGCATCCGCAGCACCGAGACGATCTCGCGATTGAGCTGCGCGATTACGGCAGGCGGTGTCCGCGCAGGCGCGACGATGCCGTTCCACGATGCCGCCTCGAAAGGCGGGAGGCCCGCTTCAGTCACCGTCGGAACGGTCGGCACCATCGCCAAGCGCTTCGGCGACGTAATCGCCAGGATCCGCAGCTTGCCAGAGCGCTGGAGCGGCGAGCCCGACACCACTGTGGTGAGAACGACGTCGACGTCGCCGGTCAGCGTCGCCATCAGCGCTGGAGCCCCACCCTTGTACGGCACGTGCAGCATGCGGGCGCCGCTGTTGAGGAGCAGCGCTTCGATCGCGAGATGGGCGCCGCTACCCGGGCCCGGCGACGAATACGAGAGCGCCCCTGGGTTCGCTTTGGCTGCCGCGATAAGGGCCTGCAGATTCGAAAATCGCGAATCTGCGGCCGCCGCGATGATGTAGGGCTGCGAAGCAATCTGGCTGATTGGCGCGAAGTCCTTCACGGAATCGTAAGGGAGGTCCCTGCGCAGCGTGGGTAAGATGCTGAAGGGCGTGGAGGCCAGGAGTAGCGTATAGCCGTCGGGCGTTGCGCGCGCAACGAGCTCCGTGCCGAGGGCGGTGCCGGCGCCGGGTCGGTTGTCGACCACAATCCGTGTGCCGGTCGTCGTGCCAAGCGCCTGCTGCACTGAGCGCGCCGACAAGCTGGTTGAGCCGCCGGGCTGATAGGGAACGATCAGGCGGATGGGACGGGTAGGGAACCGATCGGCGGCGAGCGCCTCAAGCGATACGGATACCGCGCCGGACAGCGCCAGCGATGCCAGCAGCACGCTACGTGCGACGAACCTCATATGTTTCCTTTCCGGTCGTAGTGCAGCGCTCGTTGTAAGCGTCGACTGCCGATCCCGTACGGCCGCTTGCGGAACTGCTCGGTGTCACTCCTCACCGTGTCTTCCTTTGCGGTATCGCACCGATCGAGGCACAAGCGCCCAAGCGTGCGCTTTACCACGCCGGGATGACCGGGTCTCCCTTGATTACGGTCCGGTGCATCACGCGGCGGTAATTCGTGTCGATCTCGGTGCGGTAATGCATGCAGCACTGGTTGTCCCACAGCACGAGATCGCCTACGCGCCATTGATGCGTCCATGCATACTTCGGCTGCGTGGCGTGCGCCCACAGTTTGTCGAGCAGCGCTTCGCTTTCTGCATCAGCCATGCCGATGATGTGGTTTGACGGCCACACGCGGCGACGGCCCAGGTATAGCGCAGGTTTACGCGTAACGGGATGGATCCGTACAAGCGGATGCACGGGCCCTTCCACTTCGTCCAATGTTTTCGGCAGGTTTGCGCCCGGGCGCAGCACTCCAGCGCTGTTGCGGCTGGAATCGTGCCGCTGATACTTGCCCCTGATCGCATTCTTTAGGTCGTCCGCCAGTTCCTCATAAGCGAGATACTGGTTGTTGAAAGACGTCTCGCCCCCACCGCCCGTCGGCGGAATCTCAAGTGCGTACAGCATGCTTCCCGCCGGCGGCACCTCCACGTAGGAGTTGTCGCTGTGCCACACGACTTCATAGCTGCCGAGGCCGCCGTTATGCTTCACCGGGTTTCCGTTCTCATCGAGATTGGATATCACGCTGATGCTGTGATGGCGCGCATCAATCCGGTGGTCCTTCACGCCCCTGCCGGCCGCCAGGTAGTACTTGCGCCCGCCTGTTTCCTGCACACCGCCGAAAATCTCTGCGGCCGCGACGAGCTGGTCGTCATCGATGTCCTGGCCTCGAAACAGCAGCACGCCGTGATCGGCCCAAGCTTTTCGGAGTGCTGCACCGACATCGTCAGGCGCCGCAAGCGCCAAATTCACACCGCGAATTTCCGCGCCGACCGCGGCGCCCGTCGGGATGACCTCTAAAGCGGCGAGCGTATTTTCGAGGCGCGAGCTTTGCTGAACCTGCGCTGTAGCTGCTGACATTGCTGATCCTCCTTATACCGTCGAATGAACCGGCGTCGCTGCCGAACTGAAACCGCTGCGGCTTTTCAGCCGCAGGCCCGTACATGTGCGCCGATTATTATCGGCCGCAAACGCGTCGTCAACGAGTCCTGGCATTATGGACCATAGCGATCGCTTATAGTCAGACGATCGCCGTCGGGGCGGAAGCGAGTCGCAGTATGCGGATCTTGCATTGCAGTCTCCAGTCGGATGGCGATTGAATCAGGGCATGTAAAACCCACCGGTGACGTCGATGATGGCACCGGTTATGAACGAGGCCTCGTCTGAGACGAGAAACGAAACCGCGGCAGCCACGTCCTCGCCGTAGCCTACACGGCCAGCGGGCGTGCGCGCGATGTACTGCCGATCGACCTCGGACTCGTCCGCGAAGGTCGCCGCCATGGCGGTCTTGATGCGTCTCGGGGATACGCAATTGACCGTTATTCCGTCCGCACCGACCTCACCGGCGAGCACACGCGAGAAGCCGATCAGCCCGGCTTTCGAGGCGGCGTAGCAAGCGCTGCCGAATCCGGTGTACATGCGGCCCGACTGCGAGGCCATGTTGACGCTACGCCCCCAGCGGTGGCGCTTCATGAGCCCGATTGCCGCACGCGAGATTAGAAAAGCCCTAGTCAGATTGAGGGCGAGTGTGCGTTCCCAATCCGGCTGCGGCATCTCTTCCAACGCGCATGCTGCGGCCCGCGAATCGAGGGGCGATGCCGGCGTTGTTGACGGCCCCATCGAGCAGGCGCGCGACGATGTCGGTGCCGCCGCCTGGGGAAAAGGGAACGATGATGCGGATCGGCTTGCTTGGCCACGTCTGTCCATACGACAGCGGCGCCGTCATGAGAACGGTGACGACGAACGCAGCTTGCAGCAGGAAGTTCATTTCGCTCCCTCCATGTTCATGCGTGCCCGATCATCTGCGGCGCTGCGCTCGAATACTCGCATAGAAATGCGTCAAGCCCATAGCCTTACGCGCGAAGACTTCCGCGACCTGTGCCGGCACATCGGCTGCGTTGACGCCGTGACAGGAGGTTTTCTAGAATCGCTTACGCGAATCGCGTAGGGACACGGCTGCCGCCGCCGTGCCAGCGGAGATCGGTCGGGCCATGCTCTACGTCGTTGAAATGGATTTCGTCGAGCCCAGCCGACAAGCCGAATGGGATGCCTGGTACCTCGAGCATCTGCATGTTCTTCTATCTGTCCCTGGATTTCATACCGCCCAGCGGTTCGTTTGTCTGAGCCCTTGGCGTGCGCCGTGGCTCGCAATCTACACCGTAGACTCTCCGGAGGTGTTCGAAAGCGCGCCGTACCGTGCGCGCGGTGGACGGGATTCGACCGGCGAATGGAAGCCGCTCATGCGCAATTGGGACCGGAATGTCTTCGATGGCCTCGAGCGCGCGCCCGCGGTGGGGGTCGACCAAGCATTACTGTTGGCGGACGCCGAGCCTGCTCTAGTGCACGCGCTTGATGTTGGCTTCTGCTGGCTCGAAGCCGTCGGGCTCGATCGGACGGTGACACGCCGCGGGCTTGCCGTCGTCGACGCGGCGCTTGGCAGCCGCCTCGCGCTGGCGCGAATGGATGCAGTGCGCGCATATCGTCCGCTGATGCCACAACTCGATTTCTCAACCCCCGACCCGCGGCATAGCGGAGCGCACACGTGAGCGCGATCCTCAGCCTACACCATCCGGCACGCGCGGCTGCGTTCTATCGTGCGGGCTGGTGGCGTGACGCTACGCTGTACGCATTGCTCGCGGCGAACGCTCGGGCAATCCCGGATCG encodes:
- a CDS encoding tripartite tricarboxylate transporter substrate binding protein, coding for MRFVARSVLLASLALSGAVSVSLEALAADRFPTRPIRLIVPYQPGGSTSLSARSVQQALGTTTGTRIVVDNRPGAGTALGTELVARATPDGYTLLLASTPFSILPTLRRDLPYDSVKDFAPISQIASQPYIIAAAADSRFSNLQALIAAAKANPGALSYSSPGPGSGAHLAIEALLLNSGARMLHVPYKGGAPALMATLTGDVDVVLTTVVSGSPLQRSGKLRILAITSPKRLAMVPTVPTVTEAGLPPFEAASWNGIVAPARTPPAVIAQLNREIVSVLRMPAVRQALEKEGAEVVGSSPTEFAAFINREIARWANVIRSAQIKVH
- a CDS encoding TauD/TfdA family dioxygenase; amino-acid sequence: MSAATAQVQQSSRLENTLAALEVIPTGAAVGAEIRGVNLALAAPDDVGAALRKAWADHGVLLFRGQDIDDDQLVAAAEIFGGVQETGGRKYYLAAGRGVKDHRIDARHHSISVISNLDENGNPVKHNGGLGSYEVVWHSDNSYVEVPPAGSMLYALEIPPTGGGGETSFNNQYLAYEELADDLKNAIRGKYQRHDSSRNSAGVLRPGANLPKTLDEVEGPVHPLVRIHPVTRKPALYLGRRRVWPSNHIIGMADAESEALLDKLWAHATQPKYAWTHQWRVGDLVLWDNQCCMHYRTEIDTNYRRVMHRTVIKGDPVIPAW
- a CDS encoding SDR family oxidoreductase, with the protein product MDRRGQASRSASSFPFPQAAAPTSSRACSMGPSTTPASPLDSRAAACALEEMPQPDWERTLALNLTRAFLISRAAIGLMKRHRWGRSVNMASQSGRMYTGFGSACYAASKAGLIGFSRVLAGEVGADGITVNCVSPRRIKTAMAATFADESEVDRQYIARTPAGRVGYGEDVAAAVSFLVSDEASFITGAIIDVTGGFYMP